The DNA region AGGTGAATTTAAAAATCCATGTAACATCATGACTCTTGGAAGGACTTACCATTACCTTTCGTTTTCATTCCAAACACTTCCTCTTCCCGGCGACAGCGGATCCCCTATAATTCAAAATGGGAATGTGGTGGGGATACTGGCATCTGTATTTTGCAATAATGCAGCGGGAATTGCAGTATCCCTTGAAAGATTTAGGAAGCAGTAATTACGGTTAATTTTTAAGGGGCAGCTTTTAATATTTTTAATACAAAGTCCAATTTTAGTAAGAAATAAATAAAATTAAATAAAGTATTAATTAAGGAACTCATAATTTCACTGATATTAATTGTAATAACGATATAACTGGTGCAGTTTCAAAAATTAATATCATTTCAACGGTAAAATATTTCATTAAAATGGTTGGAGAGTGTTTTTATGGTAATTCATTTGGAGGATAACTTTTTTGACGTCCCGGACTTTAGAAATAGGACTGCGGTTTTTCGAAACCGTGAACATGCAGGAGAAATTCTTTCAGAAATGTTAATGCAGTATAAAAATACAGAAGCTATTGTTTTTGCGATTCCTGCAGGGGGAGTTCCAGTTGGAGCAGTAGTGGCTTCTAAGCTCCAAATTCCGCTGGATATTGCAGTTGTAAGTAAAATTACGCTCCCATGGAATACTGAAGCAGGCTATGGGGCAGTAGCTTTTGACGGCACGGTGCGTTTAAACGAAGATATGATATCGCGAATCGGGCTTAAAGAAGAAATTATAGAGGCTGGAATTGAGCAAACACGTAATAAAGTTAATAAAAGAGTCGCTGAATTTAGGGGAGGAAAGCCTCCTGTTCAAGCAGCCGGCCGACCTGCTGTACTGGTGGATGATGGAATTGCATCGGGTTTTACAATGTTAGTTGCTGTAGAAGCTTTGAGAAAGGCAGGTGCAAATAGAATAATTGTTGCAGTGCCGACTGCTAACCTGGACGCTGTAGAATTTGTGCTCCCAAAGGTTGAAGAGGTGTACTGCGCAAATCTCCGGAATGAATGGGCATTTGCTGTGGCTGATGCGTACCAGCACTGGTCAGATGTGGGTGAAGAAGAGGTAAAGGAACTTTTGGGTTCATTTAGGAACCTTTAAACATTTTAGAGTTTTTTCCACTTTTTACTTGAAATCTTAGACTGCCCCTTTGCAAACATGAAAAGTTTCACCTTTTAAACTCGCCAGCAGAAATCTGAGTTCAGCTTCTCTGATAGCTTCCATAAGGTGCATATATCGGGTTTCATGTGAAATTGCCCTGTTAAGTTTAAAACCACTCTTATCGATCATGCTTTAAAGACACCAGTTGTAAGTAGGGTATTCTATTTTAAGTTCCTTGAGCTAGAGTATGTGAAACGTAATAGTTTTATCTGGCAATTAGATTTAATAATTATTAATAATAAAAATATACAGTGTATTATTAATAGATAAGGAGATGGATGTTATGCAGGGTATGCCTAAATGTTCTGATTTAGAAAAAGAAATAGATAATTTAGAAAATGAGATTAAACATATTCAAAATGAACTTTTTACAAGCAGGGGCGTAAGTATAGGAAATGCAGAAAATTCAGAAATTATGGGAAAGATTAACAGTTTACGTACTGAAATCAAATTTAAAAATTCAGAACGAGCACACTGCAGGCCGTAAAGGCCCTGCTATCTATGACGGTGCTTAATTTCTTGGATCAATCATCAATAATTACTTTACTTATTGTAATTGTAGTTAGTTTGATGATTTTTTATGTATATTATACTTTTCCTGATGTACTGGTTAAGATTTTGAATTTAATGAGAAGAAGGTAAATCTTTTGGAGAATTGGATTTTATTGAAATTTTAAACATGCAACTTAGAATTAATTGATGTATGTGGATATTAAGTTAAAAATAGTATATAAATCGGATTATTTCTGGATTTTTATTTTTAATGGGGTGTGTTTGAGATTTTTTGGTCGTGGTAGGTTTATCTGTTACTTGTTTTTGAGATTGTAGAATGAAAAATAACTGAAAAACGACTTAAAATCTTATATTTGAAATTTAACTCTGTAAAATTATTAATTTATTATTTAATTAGATATTAGTTTCGGTTAGGTTGTAATGGAAAATAATAAAAATAGTAATTTATTAATATATCTTCAGAGTTGTTTTTTGGCAATAATTCTGTTCAATTATGAGTAGTCGAATTAAAAATAGAATTAATGAAGGTTTTAAAGATGTTAATTACTAAAAGACGGATAAGAAGCTTAAAATCTAATATTGGAAATGTTGTACCGGGTACAAAGTTTGTAATGGGTATAAAAAACATTGAAAGGTATGGAGATACGCTGGAACACATCGGATTTACCGAAAATCTTGAAATTGGGGAAACAGTACTACCTATGCCTCAAGGTTCAGCTAGTGAATATAATGCAAATGGGAAATACTTAAAGCATAAAGATCAGCCAAAGGAAACCATATACAAAACTAGAGAATGGACTAGGGAACAATGGGCAGGTAGAGGACAGACGGAAACTGTAACTGATTTTGTGGAGTTTTCTTATAAGAGATATCCACGCACATTTATGGAACCACCAAGTATAGAATTTACAATTGCATCTACTACAAATGGAGATAAATTGATTACTGCTCCAGTTTTTGAATATAATGGAAATGATAGTGAATTTATCCATATAATTAATCTTTTTCTAGAATTATTTGGAGAATGTCAATTATTTCATGAAAATTTAGATGAAATAATTAAACCACCTATTAATAGGCTAAATTGGGAAATATTACCCCAAGGACCTATACCTTGGCAGCAAGTTTCAAGAATCATCATGCCAATTATTGATAAAGCTCCTAAAAGTAATCGCCCAGTAATCTTAGATAGAATTGAGACTATTGAAAATTTTAATCCTGATTTCCGTGCTTTTGGGAAAGCGGGTTTTGGAGGATATATTGTTTTTGGATTTGAGGAGAAAAATTTGTTTATATTTGAAAGTATTAAATATGGAAATGCTACTTACATATTTGATAATAATTGGGAGGAATTATCCCAAAAAACTAAAGCTGAAATTTTAGATAATGATCTTCATAAAGCTAGAATAGTTCATCGTATAAACTGGGGAGATCAAATTAAGGAATTATTTAATGATTTAGGGATTAGTTAGATAATAAATAGCTTAAAAATTTGTATTTTAATTAGATGGGGATTAAATGGATAAAGACAAAAAGAATATGAATTTTGATATTTATTACTTAAATCTCTTGAAATATATGAAATATCGATGATGATAAATAATGTAGTTACTTCAAGTGTGCAAAAGAAAAAATTGATACACAAGAAAACTTTCAAAAAATAAGATAAGGCTATATTATCAGTTTTCATGATGTCAAATAGTCTAAATGATTAATTCAAATTAAGGGGGATAACAAGGTGGCAGAAGATGTTATTTTTTTTGGTGCAGGGGCTTCTGTACCTGAAGGAGCACCTGTACAAGGAAACTTATTTGAAAAGTATTTCTCTTTACAGTTAGATGGCAAGTTTGATGAGATAAATAAAAGATTAAATAGTTTTTTTAAGGATTTTTTTGCAATAGATATTGAAAATGACAATTTAAAAAAAATTAATTTTCCAACATTTGAAGAAATATTAGGTATTCTTGAATTATCATTGGATCGGAGGGAAAGTTTCAAAAATTATGGGTTAGACCATAACTTTCCAGAAATACAGCAAATTAGGCAAGATTTAATATTTTTAATTGCTATTACAATAGGTGAAGAATTAAAAAAAAGTGAATTATACAAGGATTCAAATAAAGATAAAAGATGTCATGAGAAATTAATCAAAAGATTAGTCGATGATGATAATATTTTACATACAGATTTTATTAGTTTAAATTATGATATTATCTTAGACAATGCATTGACAGATATGCAATCCAAATATAATTTAGATTTAGATTATGGAATCGAATTTACTAATTTTGAAAAAGATTATGGTTGGAGTTATTGGAGAAGACCCCGTCCCCAAAAAGCTGTCCACCTTTACAAGCCTCATGGTTCCTTGAACTGGCTTTATTGTCCAACGTGTATATCTACAACATTAACTCCAGAGCAAAAAGGAGTTGTGGAGTTATTTTATAAGCCAAAAGAATGTAAAAATTGTGGAAGTAGAATGATTCCAATTATAATTCCTCCCACGTTTTTTAAGGTTATGTCTAATAGGTATCTACAAGAAATATGGTATAAAGCGGAAGATGCACTAAAAAATGCTAAAAGGATTTATTTTTGTGGTTATTCTTTTCCAGATGCAGATATTCATATTAAATATCTTCTAAAAAAAGCAGAACTTAATGGAAATTCTAATCCTGAAATTTATGTAATTAATGGAGAATCTAGAAAAATCAAATCAAAAGAAACTCAATCAAGATATGAAAGGTTTTTTAAGGGCAATGTTAATTGGACGGGTAAAAAATTTGAGTATTTCTGTGAAAATGACATAAAATAGATTATGATAAAATTAGAATTATTAGATGGTTTAAAATATAACTATTAAATTTATAAAAGTTATATGGCTTTAAAACATTAATTTGAAGGAGAGCTATTTAATGGCAAGGAATACTTTTGGTCCAGAAGTTACTGAAAAAGCATTTAAAGAAAATACTAAACATATTGTTTCCGATCCTTTTAATGCAATTATAGAACTTATTTCTAATAGTTGGGATGCTGGAGCAGAAAAAATCATCATAACATGGCCTGATGAACGTGGAGAAGAAGTTATACTTGAGGATAATGGCGAGGGGATGACAGAAACTGAGTTTAGAGAAATATATCCTAAAATGAGTTATAGTAGATTAAAAGTTAAAGGGAAAGAAGTTTATTTTAGAAGAAAAAGGGAGGGATATAGAGAAGCATATGGAAAACATGGTAAAGGAAGATTTGCACCATTTTGTTTTGCCGACTCTTTTATTGTTGAAACTTGGAAAAATGGCCAAAGTTCCAAATTTAAGATAAAAAGAGATAAAGAATCGGGATTTATAATTGAATTAGTAGAAACGGTGCCTAAAGAAGATAGTGGTACTAAAATATATTTTAAATTAAATGAAAATTATAGGGATTCAGAAAAAATAAAAAAAGAGATAGGGGCTCGATTTTTAACAGATCCTTTGTTTAGTATAACAATAAATGGTAAAAAAATCGAATTCGATGATTTAGAAGATAATTTAGATGAAATTCCATGTAAAATTGATAATGAAACTGTTAAAATATTGAAAATAAAATCTAATCAAAAAAGTAGAAACACTCATTTTCATGGAGTAACTTGGATACTTGGAAAAAGAAGAATAAAAACTACTAAATGGAATAAAATATTAGATGGTAGGATTGAGGAAGCAAAACAATATGCATATGTAATTCATTCTGATATCCTTAAAGATGAACTTAATGAAACAATGAGTGATTTTTCAAAATCAGATAATTCTATAAGAATTCAAAATAAAATTATGGGATGTATCAAAAAATCAGTTTCAAAAATAATGGCTGAAGAAAGGAATAATATCAAAAAAAAGATTATAACTGATAATTTGTCACATATAAAAGCTATGGGTAGTATTGATCAAGATGAAGTTGGTCAATTCATATCTGAATTACAAGAAGTACGTACTGCAATTAATCCTACTGATCTTAAAGCTGCAACTGAAGTATTTATTAAAATTAAGCAATCTAAAAATGGAGAAAAACTCTTTCATCAACTCAATAAATTAACTATAAAAGATTTTGATATTTTAAGCGAAATTCTTGAAAAGTGGACTATCAAAGAAGCGAGAGTGGTCCTTGGTTTAATACGATCCAGATTAGATTTAATTGAAGAATTAGAATTAAAATGCGATAATCCTACAACTTTAGAATTACAGGAGCTACAACCTTTATTTGAAGATGGTCTTTGGATTTTTGGTCCGGAATATGAATCAATCGAGTTTACATCTAATAAAAGTTTAACAACCGTTGTTATTTCACTTTTGAAAAAGAAAGGTATTAAAATTAAAGAATCAAGATTAAGGCCGGATTTTGTGGTTCTTCCTGACTCAGCTATAAGTTTTCATTCATGTAATGAAATAGACAAAATATTGTTTATTGAACTTAAAAGAGGAGGGTTCAAAGTTGATTTGGATGAACGTACTCAAGTTGAGAAATATATTAATATACTTGTTAATGAAGGAGCTATTTCTGAAAGTACCATGATTGAAGCATATGTTCTAGGAAGTACAGTTGTATGCGAGGAAGTTGAAGTGGGTAAACGAAAAAATATTAAAATTATCCCAATGCAATATCATAAAATTTTAGATAAAGCAGAAAAACGGTTATTAAACTTAAGGAAAAAAATAGAGGAAGAAAAAAATATAAAAGATGAGCCAACTGATCCTGCAATTAAAGAGACACTTGCCCAGAAGACAATTGTGGATTATTATAAATGATATTATTTTTCATCTTTTCCAATATTTCAATTAATTTTTTTAAATGAACTTTTTGTATTGCTATTTTATATTGCGGATAAAATGTAAATGGAATGTTTAAATTAAAACAGGAATCTATAAATTCCTTTAAATCTTCTTTTAGGCAGAATTCTAAGCAATAAGATTCTCTAAATTCAAATATTTCTTCATAAAAAGTATATCTCTCATTTAACCATTTTTTCTTATCCATACTATCATTTCTCCTTATTAACTTTTTCCATCTTTTACTT from Methanobacterium bryantii includes:
- a CDS encoding phosphoribosyltransferase, producing the protein MVIHLEDNFFDVPDFRNRTAVFRNREHAGEILSEMLMQYKNTEAIVFAIPAGGVPVGAVVASKLQIPLDIAVVSKITLPWNTEAGYGAVAFDGTVRLNEDMISRIGLKEEIIEAGIEQTRNKVNKRVAEFRGGKPPVQAAGRPAVLVDDGIASGFTMLVAVEALRKAGANRIIVAVPTANLDAVEFVLPKVEEVYCANLRNEWAFAVADAYQHWSDVGEEEVKELLGSFRNL
- a CDS encoding SIR2 family protein; its protein translation is MAEDVIFFGAGASVPEGAPVQGNLFEKYFSLQLDGKFDEINKRLNSFFKDFFAIDIENDNLKKINFPTFEEILGILELSLDRRESFKNYGLDHNFPEIQQIRQDLIFLIAITIGEELKKSELYKDSNKDKRCHEKLIKRLVDDDNILHTDFISLNYDIILDNALTDMQSKYNLDLDYGIEFTNFEKDYGWSYWRRPRPQKAVHLYKPHGSLNWLYCPTCISTTLTPEQKGVVELFYKPKECKNCGSRMIPIIIPPTFFKVMSNRYLQEIWYKAEDALKNAKRIYFCGYSFPDADIHIKYLLKKAELNGNSNPEIYVINGESRKIKSKETQSRYERFFKGNVNWTGKKFEYFCENDIK
- a CDS encoding ATP-binding protein, whose translation is MARNTFGPEVTEKAFKENTKHIVSDPFNAIIELISNSWDAGAEKIIITWPDERGEEVILEDNGEGMTETEFREIYPKMSYSRLKVKGKEVYFRRKREGYREAYGKHGKGRFAPFCFADSFIVETWKNGQSSKFKIKRDKESGFIIELVETVPKEDSGTKIYFKLNENYRDSEKIKKEIGARFLTDPLFSITINGKKIEFDDLEDNLDEIPCKIDNETVKILKIKSNQKSRNTHFHGVTWILGKRRIKTTKWNKILDGRIEEAKQYAYVIHSDILKDELNETMSDFSKSDNSIRIQNKIMGCIKKSVSKIMAEERNNIKKKIITDNLSHIKAMGSIDQDEVGQFISELQEVRTAINPTDLKAATEVFIKIKQSKNGEKLFHQLNKLTIKDFDILSEILEKWTIKEARVVLGLIRSRLDLIEELELKCDNPTTLELQELQPLFEDGLWIFGPEYESIEFTSNKSLTTVVISLLKKKGIKIKESRLRPDFVVLPDSAISFHSCNEIDKILFIELKRGGFKVDLDERTQVEKYINILVNEGAISESTMIEAYVLGSTVVCEEVEVGKRKNIKIIPMQYHKILDKAEKRLLNLRKKIEEEKNIKDEPTDPAIKETLAQKTIVDYYK